Genomic segment of Oncorhynchus nerka isolate Pitt River linkage group LG10, Oner_Uvic_2.0, whole genome shotgun sequence:
GCTTCTTTGCCTATGGCATCCCACTCCATCTGACCAATAATTATATAAGGCTATGATCTGGACATAGTAGCTGCTATAGACATCTGCATAGGTTGTCACGGTTTGGAGATGTGGCACTGGAGAGTATGACATGCACTGTTATGCAAAGCCACTCACAATACATACAGTAGATGGTGTTTCAGCATAACATTTGAAAGATATTAATTTCCTTTGGTAGCACAACCTTGTGAATTTTCTAAAGTCGTATAGCTGTAATTCCTTTTGGCCAATCAGTTGGAAACTCCTATTAGCTCCTGCACTTGACCTCACAAACCCTGCCATTCCCTCCTAGTTGTCACCATAAGTTCCTCCTCGAACCAAGTCACATTACAACATTCTTTTGTTTTACCATTTTATTGGAAAAAGAGAACTTCTAACTATctcataccattccattgttCCAAAAAAGCTTTTTTTTTTGTGGCAAAACGtgacagtgttgagacagggctAGGCCGATTAATCAAAAGTCTTCCACAGACATCACCTTTCTTTCTTTCACTCAGAGGTTAGTTAGCTAAAGAGTACAGAGCAGTGCTTTCAGTGCGGATCAGTAAAAAGCCAAACAGAGGCGCGTCCCCTGGGTCATAGATTCATGTGCTTTGGGGGAGTGAACAATAGGCTAGCACCATGTAGTAAGATTGTGAAAAGGCTTGTgaattaaaaaacattttttttgcattAAAGATATTGGAACGAATTTCACAAAAATGTGATATTTGGTGACGGGTACACGGTAATCATAGCAAAACCTGTAAAGAAAACAGAAACCGTTTACTTGCTCAGCACATTTGAATGAGATTATCACACAATTAGTTATTTTTAATAAAGAGTATGAATACCCCGACAATAGTAATTTGATGTTGACTTAATCTCAAGTAAACTGGTAGAAACAAATAGTCTGGAATTCAAAGTAAAGTGAAACAATAGTGAAACAGAGCGTGCATTCAGTTGGGGtcccagactgacagacagacaggagaggaaaCCCTGAGAGTAACACTGATTTTATATTTAAGGCGATAGTCTGGGAGATCATACTTAATGTAAGTATCCATCCTGTGATCTGCCCTTAATTAAAATACTCAAACATGCCACGTGGTGATGGTGATTACTAACTAGCCTGGAATCCAAACAGAATATCGCTTTCTATTCAGTTTGGATTGTAGGCTTGATGATGATACCATGTTAAGGTGAAGTTAATGTTTTTTTGGAGTACACAATACTTTGTTTCTTACAACACAGGACAAAATACACAAAAATATATTTCTGAATCATGCATTGTGAAAAACAGGCATGAATGTTGGCACATAGTTGATGAAATGGGAATGTACTCTTGAGTTATAAAATGTACAattcattttctccctctcttctcttttgcATAGAAaaatacaaacacatacacacacacacaaatgcctgTGCATACAAAAACACTTCACCTAAGACTCAAAGTTGTTATAATTCATCTCTCATCTTCTCGCCCTTAGGTCGGACCAGTCTACCGAGGAAGAGGATGGAGTTGGTCTTGGTGTCCTTCACAAGGAAAATGAAGGGGTGGTCAGCGTAGAACAACTTGGGGTTTTTCAGTTTATCGGTGCCAAAGATGCTGGTATTGATGGGGTTCCCATCAGTGTCCCACTCCATGGCAGAGGCATGGAAGACGTTGGACAGGTACAGGTCCTTCTTCCCAGAGATGTTGGACAGGTCCGCCTTGGTCTTATCCACAGCCTCTGTCAGACCCAGCTCCCCaaggtgtttctgtgtgtgtgtgtgtgtgtgtgtgtgtgtgtgtgtgtgtgtgtgtgtgtgtgtgtgtgtgtgtgtgtgtgtgtgtgtgtgtgagagagagagagagagagagagagttgtaaaGGAGTTCAGCCACCTAAGAGCATCGGGATGTGTACTGTATAGTTAGTGTATACTAACATGTTATTGAAACTTGCATCTCATAAACATTTAATAAATGTGGTTTTCACCAATGACTTGTGCCATGTCTAGGTTTTTCCAGTACCTGGATGTTGTGGCTGACTTCCATGCTGACTTTGGGCAGAGACACAGCCACAGCCGTCTCCTTCAGCTTgcccatccagtcatccagctgcTTGCAGGTCAGCAGCTTCTCCAGCCTCTCCAGGGACTCCACGTGGTAGGGCATGAAGAACACCAGGCTGGATTTTTTATGGGCCAGGGGTATGCTCAGGATTAAAAGCTTATTCACTGTATCCTCGTGGAAACCATAGAGACCTGCAGGTACAACCAGTATGAGGACAGACTCAGAGACATTTCTAGAGCTTTTCTGTACATCTTCCTTCACACTGAAATTAAAACACCCCAGTTCAGTTTAAATATACTGTTTAATATTATGTTGAGGGACATGTTGTAATTGATTAACCTGTGCGGTGCATCATGGGTACACCAACAGTGTGAGAGCGGGACACCAGGAAGCCACGGTTGTCCACCATCTTTTGGTGGAACTGTTCATCCCAATGGGCTGTTCAGATTGAAAGTAAAATACAATTGACTGTAAATTAGTAAATATGTGAATGGATAAAAAAACAAGGCAAAAGAGAGAAGAGTATCTCCCAAGTGCTGGTGCTTTGTAAGATCAAACTCACGTTTGAAGAACATGGCGTTGATGATCATGGCCCCATCGGTCCTCTCCACGTCCTTGGTGACCTCGGGCAGCTTGCCATCGGTGGACTTGGCCGCCCAATCGTTGATGGACTTCACAGCGCTCTTCTTGTCCTTAAAGTTGATCTTAGTGTGGTCATAGTTGTAGTGCTTCTTGCTGCTCTTGACAAAGGCATCTGCGAAGTTGACCGAGCTGGGGCTGTAGATGCGGTTGCTGATCTTCCAGGTGACGTTGCGGGTCTTGGAGTTGCTGACCTCCTCTAGGAGCTCGGCCAGGCCGGCGTGAAGCTGCTCGTCTTTCACCTTGTCGGCACTCAGCACGGTCTTTACCTGGGAGGCGGTGGAGGCCTTGCCCCCGAGGGCCACCAGGCCCAGGGAAGAGGCCACAACCACGGGGGAGATGAGGATGTTCTCCAGGTCCTTCTCCTTGACCATGTTTTGGTAGAGGCTGAAGGCCAGGCTGGCGCTGTTGTTGGCCAGCAGGGTGGCGTGGTTACTTAGGACCTTGTCTGCCAAGGCGGCAGTAGCAGCGGAGGCTGCGGTGGCCAGTAGGGCCATGGCTACCAGGTTAGTCACCCACATAGTGTCAGAATGATCATTAAAGACCTGAGAGGGGACATGATAGAGCATCAGAGCAATTACAGAGCAACAGAGTCTCAAATCTTTAGTGTCAGaggaaaattaaattaaatttgcCCTGGATTTTGAGAACAGAAAACCTTTGTAGGACTTCTCTCCTTACTCTCGCCAGTCATAGCACGAGTTAAGGAGATAACCCACTTCTCCAACCCGTTGCTGAGATTCAAGTGGAATTACCACTCGTCCTTTATTCATCCTGGATGATGCAGAATAGACATTCTGTGTGGTATACTAAGCTTTCAGTATGCGGTCTGTAATGTAATTCATTGGTGGAGAATCTGAGAGCAGGTTTGCAAGACCTAAGAGCTCAAGGCAAGACTCAAGAGCCACGTTTATACTGCAGCTGTAGAACACCTACGATATTTCAATCAAGCTCTCGCTTCATCTGGTGGACCAATCACTTTTTTTTCCTCTTGCTACTCGAAGGAGTGTTGCCCTACAGGAAGACTACACAGACAAGTGCTCAACGGGGTCAGATTTAGCTGCAGAATCTAAACAAAAGGATTGTATGCATCCTCTGAGGCCTGGAATAAGTGACCTTTTAAGCAGCTGCGAGGTTTCAAATGTTTCACTGTCTTAACAGAAAGTTTGATCTTTCAGCTTACTCAGGCTGTCATGTCTGTGCTATAGGGATGATGTTTTCAAAGTTTTGTTGGAAGTACAGATGATTTCAATACATTCTCAGTTTGCATTATATCTATCATTTAAAAAAACGGACCAATCAGCACTGCCACAGTGTGAGAGAGTCTATAGGAGGAGGGATATTCAAgtttacatcatcatcatcatcattaatatCTGTCTgaacatacagtatgtttatAAATTACACAGCTCATTTACCTCTGCGTAATCGATTGGATGCTTTCTCGAGTCTCGACACTCTCTACCACCATGTAAAGAGAGATGCCCCATGGCAGAGCAAACTGTGCGTTAGATCAGAGCACAGATAGTCTGTTGCTGGGTGGGGCCGTTACTAATAAGATAGGCCTACTCTACAGACAAGGCACAGTTCAAAGCAGCATTGCCACTCAAATGATAATCACTTTTAATTGATCATCACAACATTTTCACTGTTATGTGATCCATTAACTAAGCGTGAACACTGAAGATGGAGGAAGAAGTATGTTTTAGCCTGGCAACTTTTCGCATGCATCTTTTCCATTCAACTGGCCTACAAAATGCTCAACGACATGAAGCTGTATTCTAATGCAGCACTACATTCTCTAAAGGCATTTTATAACCCTAAGCCCAAAATGGAGGGACTTTTCACATTCCTGGTCAGACATTTTCCTTCAGTTAACACAGTTCAGTGAATATCCCTCCCCCACTCTCACTCCCATCTCATCCCCCTTTAACTTACCAGGCTCTTTCAGCAGTTTTACTCTAGTATCTCTCTCAGCTTCTACACGGACAGATCTTCAGCTGGTCTATAAACCGTGGGAAATGAATTTCTGGAAGTTGGGAAAATAAGTATTTCAATGAGGTGCAGTGATTTTCCATGCACAGTGAGCTGAGCTGGGCCCTCCCACTGTATCCCATTACTGTGGAGCAGCTATGCAGAGGGACTTTCCCCCTCCAGGTCCTAAAGCCTGAGACACACTGAGTGCTCATTCACACTGTCGACAGACATCTGGCAGAGTTTCTGTAAAGTTCATAGTTCTGTATTCTGAAATTATGCTTATTTAATATACTGTACACAGTTTTAGACCATGCAACATGATTTACCATAGCCCTACTGCAAGGCTGAAGGCTGAAGAATAATCATTTTTAGGGTGTAGAAAGTACTTCGGTATTATAATTGTTGTGATTTAGTAAAGTTTACTTTCTAGTTGCGAAGGTTTTACTGTCCACCTCTTCCTCCCAGTGCCACGTTTGCGGCTGTGTCTGTCTGATTTGCGAGGCTTGTAGCGTGGGATGCAGGAGGGGGATGTATCCATTCAATGCCGGGCCATGCCAAATTGTTAAAATGCCCTGGTGTCTAACGGCACATAGTTTGATTCTCTTTTTCCCAAAAATGGGCACCATTTTTTCCTCTGTGGACATGCAGTATATCCAATTATTCCTTGTCTAAAAAGCACCCATTTAGGTACTCTCAAACATAGTAGTGTTTCTACTGAGCAGCAATAAAGTTTAGGAAATCACTCAACATGCCACAGTAGCCCAGTGTTTGGTGCCAAGGAATTTGTGACATCATATTAGAAATTAGGTCACATTACATTGGCTACGCCTCAGCACTGCTAGAGTGAAAAGGCTATGTATAAGAAGCATGTTCTGTTGATGTTTAGATTACTGAACTACTTACATAGAGCCAACATTGGTCTGAGGATGAAAAAAGTAACCCCACACCATATCTTCAACCTCAACATGAAAAGCATAGCTACATGTTTAGTGCTTttgtactaaactc
This window contains:
- the serpinh1a gene encoding serpin H1a; the protein is MWVTNLVAMALLATAASAATAALADKVLSNHATLLANNSASLAFSLYQNMVKEKDLENILISPVVVASSLGLVALGGKASTASQVKTVLSADKVKDEQLHAGLAELLEEVSNSKTRNVTWKISNRIYSPSSVNFADAFVKSSKKHYNYDHTKINFKDKKSAVKSINDWAAKSTDGKLPEVTKDVERTDGAMIINAMFFKPHWDEQFHQKMVDNRGFLVSRSHTVGVPMMHRTGLYGFHEDTVNKLLILSIPLAHKKSSLVFFMPYHVESLERLEKLLTCKQLDDWMGKLKETAVAVSLPKVSMEVSHNIQKHLGELGLTEAVDKTKADLSNISGKKDLYLSNVFHASAMEWDTDGNPINTSIFGTDKLKNPKLFYADHPFIFLVKDTKTNSILFLGRLVRPKGEKMRDEL